In Pochonia chlamydosporia 170 chromosome 3, whole genome shotgun sequence, the following are encoded in one genomic region:
- a CDS encoding dipeptidyl aminopeptidase (similar to Coccidioides immitis RS XP_001248569.1), with amino-acid sequence MAASIIDDLETQGLSTSRRSQDSLSSVSTTSLVFDRIQEEMDKDPSDRKTGRSDYLAPTKDEGNYEDVSETGAFLGEPGVPLQRKPMDRGFRRVLIIIGAVFVAAWLAGLGVFVLTGSYKHESDSEHNPDANSRGSGKAVTMDQVFSGFWSPRSQSISWIEDPDGDDGLLFEVGTTKGFLIAEDVRTNKAGKDAVSPQTADTKLAKSRILMKDSFFMYKDEIKKPEWYKPSPDLKKVLLAVKYEKNWRHSFKATYFILDVETAKVEPLFPDDANARVQLANWSPKSDAISFTMNNNIYIRRLNQANDVVQITKDGGPEYFYGIPDWVYEEEVLSGRTATWWCEDGKYLAFLRTNETAVPEYAIEYYIQRPTGKKPLKGEEAYPDVRKIKYPKPGAHNPVVDVQYYDVSKGDVFSVPAADEFPDDDRIITNVLWAGNNVLVKQSNRVGDFLKLIHVDPSKREAKIVNSVNVAEIDGGWFEISHTMTYVPADVSKGRQQDGYVDTVIHEGYEHIGYFTPIDNPKPIMLTSGKWEVEDAPSAVDLTNNLVYFVAAKESSIQRHVYSVKLDGSDLTPLTDTTSEGYYTVSFSSKAGFALLTYKGPKIPYQKVISTPSTTAKYSRTIEDNAELADRAKKHELPILKYGTLKLSNGISVNYLERRPPHFNPKKKYPILFQQYSGPISQTVTKKFTVDFQSYVASSLGYLVVTIDPRGTGFLGRQHRVVVRSKIGVLEAEDHIAAAKHYSSLPYVDPSRLAIWGWSYGGFQTLKTLEVDAGQTYSYGMAVAPVTDWRFYDSIYTERYMRLPQDNSAGYEASAITNATALGMNKRFLIMHGSADDNVHFQNSLKLLDTLDLAGVENYDVHVFPDSDHGIGFHGANRLVYDRLNNWLINAFNGEWLKIANPKPIDTKKKRDTSVVMEQRCLEM; translated from the exons ATGGCGGCATCCATTATCGATGACCTTGAAACTCAGGGGCTTTCGACATCTCGTCGTTCCCAAGATTCCCTTTCGTCCGTTTCAACCACGAGCCTCGTCTTCGATCGAATCCAAGAAGAGATGGATAAGGACCCTTCCGACCGCAAAACTGGCAGATCTGACTATCTGGCGCCGACGAAAGATGAGGGAAATTACGAAGACGTTTCCGAGACGGGGGCTTTTCTTGGAGAACCGGGTGTGCCGTTGCAGCGCAAACCAATGGACCGGGGCTTTCGCAGAGTCTTGATCATAATTGGAGCTGTCTTCGTTGCAGCCTGGCTTGCAGGACTTGGAGTGTTTGTCCTGACCGGCTCATACAAGCACGAGAGCGACTCAGAACACAATCCTGATGCGAACTCGAGGGGGTCGGGCAAGGCCGTCACCATGGACCAAGTATTCAGTGGCTTCTGGTCTCCCAGATCTCAAAGTATCAGCTGGATAGAGGACCCtgacggcgacgatggcCTATTGTTTGAAGTGGGCACTACAAAAGGTTTCTTGATTGCTGAAGACGTTCGCACCAACAAGGCCGGCAAGGATGCTGTTTCTCCCCAAACCGCCGACACCAAGCTCGCCAAGTCGCGAATACTGATGAAGGACTCCTTCTTCATGTACAAGGACGAAATCAAGAAACCAGAGTGGTATAAACCTAGCCCAGACCTGAAAAAGGTCCTGTTGGCAGTAAAATACGAAAAGAACTGGCGCCATTCATTCAAGGCAACCTACTTCATTCTCGATGTGGAAACCGCAAAGGTTGAGCCTCTCTTCCCAGATGATGCCAACGCCAGAGTTCAGCTTGCCAACTGGAGCCCTAAGAGCGACGCTATATCATTCACCATGAACAACAACATTTACATCCGTCGACTAAACCAGGCAAATGATGTGGTGCAAATCACCAAAGACGGTGGACCAGAGTACTTTTACGGCATTCCCGACTGGGTCTACGAGGAGGAAgtcctgtctggtcgaaCGGCCACCTGGTGGTGTGAGGATGGAAAATATCTCGCCTTTTTGCGTACCAATGAGACGGCTGTGCCTGAATACGCTATTGAATACTACATCCAACGTCCGACAGGAAAGAAGCCCCTCAAAGGCGAGGAAGCGTATCCCGACGTTCGCAAGATTAAATACCCCAAGCCCGGCGCACACAACCCTGTTGTCGATGTCCAATACTATGATGTCTCCAAGGGCGATGTATTCTCTGTACCTGCTGCCGACGAATTTCCTGACGATGACCGCATCATTACCAATGTCCTTTGGGCTGGCAATAATGTCCTGGTCAAGCAGTCCAACCGCGTGGGCGACTTCCTCAAACTTATTCACGTTGATCCATCCAAGCGAGAAGCAAAAATCGTCAATAGTGTCAACGTTGCCGAAATCGACGGCGGGTGGTTCGAAATCTCCCACACAATGACTTACGTCCCAGCCGACGTCAGCAAGGGCCGCCAACAAGACGGATATGTCGACACAGTTATCCACGAGGGCTACGAGCACATTGGCTACTTCACACCCATCGACAACCCCAAGCCAATAATGCTGACATCCGGGAAGTGGGAAGTCGAAGATGCCCCATCGGCCGTAgacctcaccaacaacctcgTGTACTTCGTTGCCGCCAAGGAATCTTCCATTCAACGCCACGTATATTCCGTTAAACTCGACGGTTCAGACCTGACTCCCCTGACAGACACTACCTCAGAAGGCTACTACAccgtctccttctcatcaaagGCCGGATTCGCCCTCCTCACCTACAAGGGTCCCAAAATTCCCTACCAAAAGGTCATTTCCacaccctccaccaccgccaaatACTCCCGCACCATCGAAGACAACGCCGAGCTGGCAGACAGGGCCAAGAAGCACGAGCTCCCCATCCTCAAATACGGCACGCTCAAGCTCTCCAACGGCATATCAGTAAACTATCTCGAGCGCCGCCCTCCCCACTTCAACCCCAAGAAGAAGTACCCCATCCTTTTCCAGCAATACTCGGGCCCTATATCCCAAACCGTCACCAAGAAATTCACCGTCGACTTCCAATCCTACGTCGCCTCCTCCCTAGGCTATCTCGTCGTGACCATTGACCCCCGGGGAACCGGCTTCCTCGGCCGCCAGCACCGCGTCGTCGTCCGCTCCAAAATAGGCGTCCTCGAAGCCGAAGACCacatcgccgccgcaaagcACTATTCCTCCCTCCCCTACGTGGACCCCTCTCGCCTCGCAATATGGGGCTGGTCCTACGGCGGCTTCCAAACCCTCAAGACCCTCGAAGTAGACGCCGGACAGACATACTCCTACGGCATGGCCGTCGCCCCCGTAACAGACTGGCGTTTCTACGATAGTATCTACACAGAGCGATACATGCGTCTCCCGCAAGACAACTCCGCAGGCTACGAGGCTTCCGCCATCACAAACGCCACCGCCCTCGGAATGAACAAGCGTTTCCTCATCATGCACGGCTCCGCAGATGACAATGTCCATTTCCAGAATTCTCTCAAGTTACTAGATACCTTGGACCTAGCCGGGGTTGAAAACTACGACGTGCACGTATTCCCAGACAGTGACCATGGCATTGGCTTCCACGGCGCCAATAGGCTAGTTTACGACA GATTAAATAATTGGCTGATTAATGCATTTAATGGGGAGTGGCTCAAGATAGCTAACCCCAAGCCGATCGATACGAAGAAAAAGAGGGATACGTCAGTTGTGATGGAGCAACGATGTTTGGAAATGTAA
- a CDS encoding clathrin heavy chain 1 (similar to Aspergillus terreus NIH2624 XP_001214612.1), which yields MAPLPIKFQELVQLANVGVDTQSIGFNSCTLESDSYVCIREKKSEAAQPEVVIVELKNGNNVTRRPIKADSAIMHWNKQIIALKAQSRTLQIFDLEQKKKLKSCTMNEDVQFWKWISESTLGLVTTSSVYHWDVYDAGQDAPAKVFERNANLNVRRINHYPSRVSGASELTYIAQQGCQIINYRANEDGKWMVVVGISSQQGRVVGAMQLYSKDRGISQAIEGHAASFGSLRLEGAPQDTKLFSFAVRTATGAKLHVVEVDHAESNPVFAKKAVEIFFPPEATNDFPVALQISQKYGVIFMVTKYGFIHLYDLETGTLIFMNRISSDTIFTSCADDGSSGLVSINRKGQVLFVTIDETTVIPYLLENPANTEIAIKLASRAGLPGADNLYAKQFDQLFNSGNYLEAAKIAANSPRGFLRTAETIEKFKRLPAQPGQMAFTLQYFGMLLDKGVLNKHETLELAQPVLQQGRKHLLEKWLKEGKLDCSEQLGDMVRPYDVDAALSIYLKANVPHKVVPGFAETGQFDKILPYAAQTGYQPDYIQLLQHIIRSNPEKGAEFATALANSEQGPLVDFERVCDIFQGQGMIQQATAFLLDALKDNKPEHARLQTRLLEMNLMNAPQVAEAILGNDMFTHFDKARIANLCEQAGLPQKALELYEDPEAIKRVIVNIPGTPNFNPEWLSNFFGKLSVEQSLDCLDAMMKHNIRQNLQSVVNIATKYSELLGPVRLIDLFEKYKTAEGLFYYLGSIVNLSEDPDVHFKYIEAATRSGQMNEVERICRDSDHYNPEKVKNFLKEAKLSEHLPLIIVCDRFNFVHDLILYLYQNQQFQSIETYVQRVNPSRTPAVVGGLLDVDCDEKIIKQLLGTVNAQQINIDELVSEVESRNRLKLLLPFLEATLQAGNQQQAVYNALAKIYIDSNNNPEKFLKENDQYDTLTVGKYCEKRDPNLAYIAYSKGQNDLELVNITNENSMYRAQARYLLERSDNELWNFVLSENNIHRRSVVDQVTATAVPESTDPAKVSVAVASFLENDLPLELIELLEKIVLEPSPFSDNQNLQNLLLFTAAKADKGRVMDYIHKLDGYNADEIATSCIDVGLFEEAFEIYKKADNKTAAVDVLVDHVVSIDRSQAYAEEVDIPEVWSKVAKAQLDGLRVPDAIDSYIKAEDPRNHAEVIEIATHAGKNEELVKYLRMARKTLREPPIDTALAFCYARLDQLPELEDFLRATNVANIEESGDKAYEEGLFEASKIFYSSISNWAKLSTTLVHLGDYQAAVDCARKANNIKVWKQVHEACVQKKEFRLAQICGLNLIVDAEQLQTLFKEYERNGYFDELISLLEQGLGLERAHMGMFTELGIALSKYHPERLMEHIKIFWSRMNMPKMIRACEEAHLWPELVFCYYHYDEFDNAALAVIERPENSWDHQQFKEIVVKVANLEIYYRAIKFYVEQHPSLLTDLLAALTARIDVNRVVKMFQKNDSLPLIKPFLLNVQSQNKRIVNEAVNDLLIEEEDYKTLRDSVQNYDNYDAVELASRLEKHDLIFFRQIAANIYRKNKRWEKSIALSKQDKLFKDAIETAAISSKEDIVNDLLRYFVDIGHRECYTGMLYACNDLIRPDLVLELSWRNGLNDFTMPYMINMLAQQTKEIALLKADNEARKAKEKETEKTEESTPILGGNRLMITAGAGGMSSASPTPFQQQNGFAPQPTGYGY from the exons ATGGCGCCTCTGCCCATCAAGTTTCAGGAGCTGGTCCAGCTCGCCAACGTCGGAGTGGACACGCAATCAATCGGCTTCAACTCCTGC ACACTCGAGTCCGATTCTTATGTGTGTATCCGCGAGAAGAAGAGCGAAGCAGCCCAGCCAgaagtcgtcatcgtcgagctcaaaaatggcaacaacGTCACGCGACGGCCTATCAAGGCCGACAGTGCCATTATGCACTGGAATAAGCAGATTATCGCCTTGAAAGCCCAATCACGGACGTTGCAGATTTTCGACCTggagcagaagaaaaaaCTAAAGTCGTGCACCATGAACGAGGATGTCCAGTTCTGGAAATGGATCAGCGAGTCTACTCTGGGCCTCGTCACCACTAGCAGTGTGTACCATTGGGACGTCTACGATGCCGGACAGGATGCGCCTGCCAAGGTTTTTGAGCGAAATGCCAATTTGAATGTTCGTCGCATCAATCATTACCCCTCCCGCGTGAGCGGTGCATCTGAGCTAACATATATCGCGCAACAGGGctgccaaatcatcaactACCGTGCTAATGAGGACGGTAAGTGGATGGTGGTTGTCGGCATTTCGTCGCAGCAAGGCCGTGTCGTCGGTGCCATGCAACTGTACTCCAAAGACCGTGGCATCAGCCAGGCTATCGAAGGACATGCCGCGTCATTCGGATCTCTGCGACTGGAAGGTGCTCCACAAGACACCAAACTCTTTAGTTTTGCAGTTCGAACCGCCACTGGTGCCAAATtgcatgttgttgaggtcgACCATGCCGAGTCCAACCCGGTCTTCGCAAAGAAAGCTGTCGAGATCTTCTTCCCTCCCGAGGCCACCAACGACTTCCCCGTTGCCCTCCAAATTTCTCAAAAATATGGTGTCATCTTCATGGTCACCAAATATGGATTCATTCACCTGTACGACCTCGAGACCGGTACCTTGATCTTCATGAATCGAATTTCTAGCGATACCATTTTCACCAGCTGTGCTGATGATGGCTCTTCTGGTCTTGTGAGCATCAACCGCAAAGGTCAAGTCCTCTTTGTCACCATTGATGAAACCACCGTCATCCCCTATCTTCTCGAGAATCCTGCGAACACAGAGATCGCCATTAAGTTGGCCTCACGAGCTGGTCTGCCTGGTGCGGACAACCTTTATGCAAAACAGTTCGACCAGCTGTTCAACTCTGGAAACTATCTCGAGGCCGCCAAGATTGCTGCCAACTCCCCGCGTGGCTTCCTCCGTACTGCCGAGACGATTGAGAAGTTCAAGAGGctcccagcccagcctggtCAGATGGCCTTCACTCTCCAATACTTTGGCATGCTTCTCGACAAGGGTGTCCTGAACAAACATGAAACACTCGAACTTGCCCAGCCAGTGCTTCAGCAGGGCCGAAAGCACTTGCTGGAGAAGTGGCTGAAGGAGGGCAAGCTGGATTGCTCTGAACAGCTTGGTGACATGGTGCGACCCTATGATGTTGACGCGGCATTGTCCATCTACCTCAAGGCCAATGTGCCTCACAAGGTTGTCCCGGGTTTCGCTGAAACTGGTCAGTTCGACAAGATTCTACCTTATGCTGCTCAGACCGGCTATCAGCCTGATTACATCCAGCTCCTGCAGCACATCATCCGCAGCAACCCCGAGAAGGGTGCCGAGTTTGCCACTGCTTTGGCGAACAGTGAGCAAGGCCCTCTAGTTGACTTTGAGCGCGTGTGTGACATCTTCCAGGGTCAGGGCATGATCCAGCAGGCGACAGCATTCCTGCTCGATGccctcaaggacaacaagcCTGAGCATGCTCGTCTTCAAACCAGACTCTTGGAAATGAACTTGATGAATGCTCCCCAGGTTGCTGAGGCCATTCTGGGTAACGACATGTTCACTCACTTTGACAAGGCTCGCATTGCCAACCTTTGTGAGCAGGCCGGGCTTCCCCAAAAGGCCCTTGAGTTGTACGAGGATCCCGAGGCTATCAAGCGTGTTATTGTCAATATTCCTGGCACCCCCAATTTCAACCCTGAGTGGCTGAGCAAtttctttggcaagttgtCAGTCGAGCAATCTCTTGACTGCCTTGATGCCATGATGAAGCACAATATTCGCCAAAACCTGCAGTCTGTTGTGAATATCGCAACCAAATATTCTGAACTCCTCGGCCCTGTTCGTCTCATTGACTTGTTTGAGAAATACAAGACTGCTGAAGGTCTTTTCTACTATCTTGGTAGCATTGTCAACCTCTCTGAAGACCCCGATGTTCACTTCAAGTATATCGAAGCTGCAACCAGGTCCGGCCAAATGAATGAAGTTGAGCGTATCTGCCGTGACAGCGACCACTACAACCCCGAAAAGGTCAAGAATTTCTTGAAAGAGGCCAAACTGTCGGAACACCTTCCTCTGATCATTGTTTGCGATCGCTTCAACTTTGTTCATGATCTCATTCTGTACCTGTACCAGAACCAGCAGTTCCAATCCATTGAGACGTACGTTCAACGCGTCAACCCCAGCAGAACGCCCGCTGTCGTTGGTGGCCTGCTCGATGTCGACTGTGATGAAAAGATCATTAAGCAACTGCTCGGAACAGTCAATGCTCAGCAGATCAATATTGACGAGTTGGTGTCCGAAGTCGAATCTCGCAACCGCCTGAAGCTCCTGTTACCTTTCCTGGAGGCAACGCTCCAGGCCGGTAACCAGCAGCAGGCCGTCTACAACGCATTAGCGAAGATCTACATCgactccaacaacaaccccgaGAAGTTCCTCAAGGAGAACGATCAGTATGACACTCTCACAGTCGGTAAATACTGTGAGAAGAGAGACCCCAACTTGGCGTACATTGCCTACTCCAAGGGTCAGAATGATTTGGAGTTGGTTAACATAACCAACGAGAACTCCATGTACCGTGCCCAGGCACGCTACCTCCTAGAGCGATCCGACAACGAGCTCTGGAACTTTGTTCTCAGCGAGAACAACATCCATCGCCGGTCTGTTGTCGATCAGGTCACGGCCACTGCTGTTCCCGAGTCAACTGATCCTGCCAAGGTGTCAGTCGCTGTGGCCTCCTTCCTTGAGAATGATCTTCCCCTGGAGTTGATTGAGCTTCTAGAGAAGATTGTGCTTGAGCCATCTCCTTTCAGTGACAACCAGAACTTGCAGaaccttctcctcttcacTGCCGCAAAGGCTGACAAGGGTCGCGTAATGGACTACATTCACAAACTCGACGGTTACAATGCTGACGAGATTGCTACATCGTGCATCGACGTCGGTCTGTTTGAGGAAGCTTTTGAGATCTACAAGAAGGCCGACAACAAGACGGCTGCCGTTGACGTCCTCGTTGACCATGTTGTGAGCATCGACAGATCTCAGGCATACGCCGAGGAGGTTGATATTCCTGAGGTCTGGAGCAAGGTTGCCAAGGCGCAGCTCGATGGACTCCGCGTTCCCGATGCCATTGACTCCTATATCAAGGCTGAGGATCCCAGGAATCACGCTGAGGTTATCGAAATCGCTACTCACGCTGGCAAGAACGAGGAACTCGTCAAGTATCTCCGCATGGCCCGCAAGACCCTTCGAGAACCCCCCATCGACACCGCCCTTGCTTTCTGCTACGCGCGCCTTGATCAGCTCCCCGAGCTTGAGGACTTTCTCCGAGCCACCAATGTTGCCAATATTGAGGAATCTGGTGATAAAGCTTATGAGGAAGGTCTGTTTGAGGCCTCCAAGATCTTCTACAGTAGCATTTCCAACTGGGCCAAGCTTTCCACCACGCTTGTTCATCTCGGAGACTACCAAGCAGCTGTTGACTGTGCCCGCAAGGCGAACAATATCAAGGTCTGGAAGCAGGTGCACGAGGCCTGTGTTCAGAAGAAGGAATTCCGTCTGGCCCAGATTTGCGGTCTCAACCTGATTGTAGATGCTGAGCAATTGCAGACTCTTTTCAAGGAGTATGAGCGCAACGGCTACTTTGATGAGCTCATCAGCCTCCTTGAGCAAggtcttggtcttgagcGAGCTCATATGGGCATGTTCACCGAATTAGGCATCGCTCTCTCCAAGTACCATCCCGAGCGCCTAATGGAGCACATCAAGATTTTCTGGTCAAGAATGAATATGCCCAAGATGATTCGCGCCTGCGAGGAAGCCCACTTGTGGCCCGAGCTAGTTTTCTGCTACTATCATTATGATGAGTTCGACAATGCCGCCCTGGCGGTCATTGAGCGACCCGAGAACTCGTGGGACCACCAGCAATTCAAGGAGATCGTCGTCAAGGTTGCCAATCTGGAAATTTACTACCGTGCCATAAAGTTCTACGTCGAACAACACCCTTCACTGCTGACGGATCTGTTGGCTGCATTGACTGCTCGCATCGACGTCAACCGTGTCGTCAAGATGTTCCAAAAGAACGACAGCTTGCCGCTGATCAAACCATTCTTGCTCAATGTCCAGTCACAAAACAAGCGCATTGTCAATGAAGCTGTCAACGACTTGCtcattgaagaagaggactACAAGACTCTGAGAGACTCGGTGCAGAACTACGACAACTACGATGCCGTTGAATTGGCCAGTCGTCTTGAGAAGCACGACCTTATCTTTTTCCGCCAGATTGCGGCCAATATTTACCGCAAGAACAAGCGATGGGAGAAGTCTATCGCCCTGTCGAAGCAGGATAAACTTTTCAAAGACGCCATTGAGACTGCAGCAATCTCAAGCAAAGAAGATATCGTCAACGATCTTTTGCGATAC TTTGTCGATATTGGCCACCGCGAATGCTACACCGGCATGCTCTACGCTTGCAATGATCTCATTCGACCCGACCTGGTGTTGGAGCTCTCATGGCGCAACGGCCTCAATGACTTCACCATGCCGTACATGATTAACATGTTAGCCCAGCAGACCAAGGAGATTGCACTGCTGAAGGCCGACAATGAAGCTcgcaaggccaaggagaaggagactgAGAAGACTGAAGAAAGTACCCCCATTCTCGGCGGTAACCGCCTCATGATTACCGCGGGAGCTGGTGGCATGAGCAGTGCATCGCCTACGCcattccagcagcaaaacgGCTTTGCGCCGCAACCCACCGGTTACGGATACTAG